From one Agrobacterium fabrum str. C58 genomic stretch:
- a CDS encoding sugar phosphate isomerase/epimerase family protein, translating to MELRALSGTIDLIAALTAEFGTPARFAAFLSERNLRVAALNTSMRLFGSDSLSEIEPFIDWAEAANIAYLRIFDGGKKIGPEDLDRSAALLDNWQAVRQTRGLNVDLMIETHDALSDFEQLLTFIEQVPAARILWDTHHTWAKGSNLKMVWRQIERNVVHLHVKDSVMDSDRERRYVLPGQGEFPISELLSLILPNERQIPLSLEWERHWHPQLPPLADALKAAHSWWRQGVS from the coding sequence GTGGAACTGCGCGCACTTTCCGGCACCATCGACCTTATAGCCGCGCTCACTGCCGAATTTGGCACACCTGCCCGATTTGCCGCCTTTCTGAGCGAACGCAACCTCAGGGTTGCCGCTCTCAACACATCCATGCGGTTATTCGGGAGCGATAGTCTCTCCGAGATCGAGCCCTTCATCGACTGGGCAGAGGCTGCCAACATCGCCTATCTGCGGATATTCGACGGCGGCAAGAAAATTGGGCCGGAAGATTTGGACCGTTCGGCGGCGCTGCTGGATAATTGGCAAGCCGTTAGACAGACACGTGGACTGAACGTCGACCTGATGATCGAAACCCATGATGCGCTTTCGGATTTTGAACAGCTTCTCACCTTCATCGAGCAGGTGCCGGCCGCCCGGATATTGTGGGACACCCACCACACCTGGGCAAAAGGCTCCAATCTCAAAATGGTTTGGCGTCAGATCGAAAGAAACGTCGTCCATCTGCACGTCAAGGACAGCGTGATGGATAGCGACAGAGAACGGCGCTACGTTTTGCCAGGGCAAGGCGAGTTTCCGATATCAGAGTTGCTTTCGCTTATTCTGCCGAATGAACGGCAAATCCCTCTCAGTCTGGAATGGGAACGCCACTGGCATCCCCAACTGCCACCGCTCGCAGATGCACTCAAGGCTGCGCACAGCTGGTGGCGACAAGGAGTCTCCTGA
- a CDS encoding glucarate dehydratase family protein — translation MRIAEIHLTPVAIPDRPLLNCKGVHQPHALRTVIEVICDDGTVGLGESYGSIKALEGLRRAAPALIGLDPFHLHELKSRIIAALPGGGGINAKSAVADHKLTDVVASAFEVPCLDIQGKLLGRPVCDLLGGAVRTSVPFSAYLFFKFAGHIGEAPDEWGEVLTPDQMVGEARRMVENHGFQSLKLKGGVLHPDLEIETMLKLREAFPRHPLRIDPNGGWTVETAIHVARKLENVLEYLEDPVLGMDQMAQVAAATSIPLATNMVVLEFDHIAAAFEKKAVKIVLSDHHYWGGLRAASHLSKICEVLDLGLSMHSNSHLGITLAAMVHAAAATPNLTFDCDTHYPWTATDVIEGTPFIFRDGKLALPTKPGLGVSLDRNKLASLAALYDESSLKERDDTAYMKLFDPDYTRRVPRW, via the coding sequence ATGCGCATAGCCGAAATTCACCTCACACCGGTCGCCATTCCCGACAGGCCACTTTTGAACTGCAAAGGTGTCCATCAGCCGCATGCACTGCGCACCGTCATCGAGGTCATATGCGATGACGGTACGGTCGGCCTCGGGGAAAGTTACGGAAGTATCAAAGCGCTGGAAGGTCTGCGGCGCGCTGCTCCGGCACTTATCGGACTGGATCCATTTCATCTGCACGAACTGAAGTCCCGGATCATAGCCGCTTTGCCGGGTGGCGGCGGTATCAATGCCAAATCAGCCGTCGCCGATCACAAGCTGACGGATGTGGTCGCATCTGCCTTTGAAGTTCCGTGTCTCGACATTCAGGGCAAGCTTCTCGGTCGCCCGGTATGCGACCTCCTCGGCGGAGCTGTTCGGACCAGTGTACCATTCAGTGCCTATCTGTTTTTCAAGTTTGCGGGGCATATCGGAGAAGCGCCGGACGAATGGGGAGAGGTTCTCACACCTGACCAGATGGTTGGGGAAGCGCGCAGAATGGTCGAGAACCACGGCTTCCAATCGCTGAAACTCAAGGGCGGCGTACTCCATCCCGACCTTGAAATCGAAACTATGCTGAAGCTTCGGGAAGCCTTTCCGCGTCATCCTTTGCGCATTGACCCAAATGGAGGCTGGACGGTCGAGACTGCGATCCATGTGGCGCGCAAGCTTGAGAATGTTCTGGAATATCTGGAGGACCCGGTCCTGGGCATGGACCAGATGGCGCAAGTGGCCGCCGCAACCTCAATCCCTCTCGCGACAAACATGGTCGTGCTGGAGTTCGATCACATTGCCGCAGCCTTTGAAAAAAAGGCGGTAAAGATAGTGCTTTCCGATCATCACTACTGGGGCGGCCTTCGCGCCGCATCCCATCTTTCAAAAATCTGCGAGGTGCTGGACCTAGGTCTTTCGATGCATTCCAACTCACATCTTGGCATCACACTCGCGGCGATGGTCCACGCCGCTGCTGCGACACCAAATCTCACCTTCGACTGCGACACCCATTACCCCTGGACGGCGACAGACGTCATCGAAGGAACGCCCTTCATTTTCCGCGACGGGAAACTTGCCTTGCCGACAAAACCGGGACTTGGCGTATCACTGGACAGGAACAAACTCGCGTCTCTTGCGGCACTTTATGACGAGAGCAGTTTGAAGGAACGCGACGACACGGCTTACATGAAGCTTTTTGATCCCGATTACACAAGACGCGTGCCGCGTTGGTGA
- a CDS encoding ROK family protein, translating into MRPRKRGRLYRGAQGAAGDIGHIQFAREPAPLCRCGKIGCVEARAAGWAIARELRREGVEAHTARDVTRLVELGQPLAIHLVRESGRILGEVMTSLVSILNPQMIVIGGTRAIANDHLLAGIRELVYKRSLPLATRELELVISPPDPDAGIIGAAILVVEEQMKAQNVEMVMLRHSAHPALR; encoded by the coding sequence GTGAGACCGAGGAAACGCGGCCGTCTCTACCGCGGCGCGCAAGGTGCGGCGGGTGATATCGGCCATATCCAGTTCGCGCGCGAGCCCGCGCCACTCTGCCGCTGCGGCAAGATCGGCTGCGTCGAGGCGCGTGCCGCCGGCTGGGCAATCGCCCGCGAGCTGCGCAGGGAGGGCGTCGAGGCCCATACCGCCCGCGACGTGACCCGGCTTGTCGAACTTGGACAGCCGCTTGCCATTCACCTCGTCAGGGAGTCCGGCCGCATTCTCGGCGAGGTCATGACAAGCCTCGTCAGCATCCTGAACCCGCAGATGATCGTCATCGGCGGCACGCGGGCCATTGCCAACGACCATCTTCTGGCCGGCATACGCGAACTGGTCTACAAACGCTCGCTTCCGCTGGCGACCAGGGAACTGGAACTGGTTATCTCGCCGCCAGACCCCGACGCTGGTATCATAGGCGCCGCCATTCTCGTGGTTGAGGAACAGATGAAGGCGCAGAACGTCGAAATGGTGATGTTGCGTCACAGTGCGCACCCGGCGCTCAGGTGA
- a CDS encoding helix-turn-helix transcriptional regulator, whose translation MMLLPRTRLCRRIACETTGVIFLRAPAGAGKSVLLEMLAKELGTTICRTHQPRSDDVADGRLLWDVPVFARAVRMPAGILESVRFVVIACRPDQRISGLARQILHRGSLTIGPDELALGNDEAESLPFEQRRIALEDFAGWPAFLALARQPDETLCAEYLRENYLPHLSPAQTVELCLWLENPSAEPKAEWRELLPPFLTGCPEQHPTLFRLLTLAARDRLATLQVGSAVVEVASALERAGNSLAAMAMLLDRGHETHAAQMLERAHGRELIYRSSVDRFREIIMRFSQDMIATNETVLFAVTRALLKQGELQRVRHLVGKSLGSDYLDPLKVLSRDSRFSFAARTFRLNLMIAEDLTPNDAMITRLGEFMADYPLDDHGKWAAYYNALLEFEIRRRNFREAEAAATRALIYLRKMGGQPLLEFFIHLHQIVLRLMSGDVLLARRAAQEARARLEQVPHDAVQEFRMLRLAEACLAYEAGKPRDLLHFVEHEFDQFAAAEIWPSLMQFALFYASQVLIDHFPMTVRAGFLDGLWIHLSEGLQFHAMMEIRTAIAYQNANRWADATATLSAIRMPMGRNWVESAHEDLSRLTRRDEIAYVMAWLRDAVHLFTPRAYLSRQIDAMIANPKVTNREKVALRIWQSYAAHQRRDNAAARAHILTALESATRLGCRGVLSEERVFLSPLLNNRRIRSFIETSSDVRTALSIFADSVNSPQARALHGGLSQREAQMLQLLASGMSNKKIAQTLNISEVTVKFHLGNLFRKLDCNRRSEAIRAAKALDWL comes from the coding sequence ATGATGCTTTTGCCCCGCACCCGCCTTTGCCGTCGTATCGCCTGCGAAACCACCGGTGTCATTTTTCTGCGTGCGCCGGCGGGAGCGGGGAAAAGCGTGCTGCTGGAGATGCTTGCGAAAGAGCTGGGCACCACCATATGCCGCACGCACCAGCCGCGAAGCGACGATGTGGCTGATGGCCGCCTTCTGTGGGACGTGCCGGTCTTTGCCCGGGCAGTGCGTATGCCTGCCGGCATTCTGGAATCGGTGCGCTTCGTGGTCATCGCTTGCCGCCCCGATCAACGGATCAGCGGGCTGGCGCGACAAATCCTGCATCGCGGTTCGCTCACCATCGGACCGGATGAACTGGCACTAGGTAACGATGAAGCCGAAAGCCTCCCATTCGAACAGCGACGCATCGCGCTTGAGGATTTTGCGGGATGGCCGGCCTTCCTGGCGTTGGCCCGGCAGCCGGATGAAACGCTGTGTGCAGAATATCTGCGGGAAAACTATCTGCCGCATCTTTCCCCCGCCCAGACAGTCGAGCTTTGTTTGTGGCTCGAAAATCCGTCTGCTGAACCCAAGGCGGAGTGGAGGGAATTGCTCCCACCTTTCCTTACCGGATGTCCCGAACAACATCCCACGCTCTTTCGGCTTTTGACCCTGGCGGCACGCGACCGTCTCGCCACCTTGCAGGTCGGCAGCGCCGTGGTGGAGGTCGCCTCCGCCCTTGAAAGGGCAGGTAATTCGCTTGCGGCGATGGCGATGCTGCTCGACCGGGGCCATGAGACCCATGCCGCACAGATGCTTGAACGCGCCCACGGCCGTGAACTGATCTACCGAAGCAGCGTCGACAGGTTTCGTGAGATCATCATGCGGTTTTCACAGGATATGATCGCAACGAATGAAACCGTGCTGTTTGCCGTGACCCGAGCCCTGCTGAAACAGGGAGAGTTACAACGCGTGCGGCATCTGGTCGGCAAAAGCCTCGGCTCGGACTATCTCGATCCGCTGAAAGTGCTTTCCCGGGACTCGCGGTTTTCTTTCGCTGCCCGAACCTTCCGGTTAAACCTGATGATCGCCGAGGACCTGACGCCCAACGACGCGATGATAACGCGCCTCGGCGAATTCATGGCCGATTATCCCTTGGACGATCACGGCAAATGGGCGGCTTATTATAATGCGTTGCTTGAATTCGAAATCCGCCGCCGCAATTTTCGCGAGGCGGAGGCCGCGGCCACCCGCGCCCTCATCTATCTGCGCAAGATGGGAGGGCAGCCTTTGCTCGAATTCTTCATCCATCTGCACCAGATCGTGCTGCGGCTGATGAGCGGCGACGTGCTTCTGGCTCGCCGGGCGGCACAGGAGGCGCGCGCAAGGCTGGAACAGGTGCCGCATGATGCGGTGCAGGAGTTCCGGATGTTGCGGCTTGCCGAGGCCTGTCTCGCCTACGAGGCGGGAAAGCCGCGTGACCTGCTGCATTTTGTTGAGCACGAGTTCGATCAATTCGCCGCTGCCGAAATCTGGCCAAGCCTGATGCAGTTTGCGCTGTTTTACGCCTCGCAGGTGCTCATCGACCATTTCCCGATGACCGTTCGTGCGGGTTTTCTGGACGGTCTCTGGATTCACCTGTCGGAAGGGCTTCAATTCCACGCGATGATGGAGATCAGGACGGCCATCGCCTACCAGAATGCCAATCGCTGGGCGGATGCCACCGCCACTCTTTCGGCAATCCGCATGCCGATGGGCCGCAACTGGGTGGAAAGTGCGCATGAGGACCTGTCGAGGCTGACGCGTCGTGACGAGATCGCCTATGTCATGGCGTGGCTACGCGACGCCGTGCATCTCTTTACGCCGCGCGCCTATCTCTCCCGCCAGATAGACGCGATGATCGCCAACCCCAAGGTTACCAACCGGGAAAAAGTAGCGCTCAGGATCTGGCAGAGCTATGCCGCGCATCAGCGCCGCGACAATGCCGCTGCCCGCGCGCATATTCTTACAGCCCTTGAATCCGCGACCCGCCTTGGCTGCAGAGGTGTGTTGTCGGAGGAGCGTGTGTTCCTGTCACCGCTCTTGAACAATCGTCGCATCCGCAGTTTCATCGAGACCTCCTCCGATGTCCGCACCGCGCTGTCGATATTTGCCGACTCGGTAAACTCGCCGCAGGCGCGCGCCCTGCATGGCGGGCTTTCCCAGCGGGAAGCGCAGATGCTGCAACTGCTTGCCAGTGGCATGTCGAACAAGAAGATCGCCCAGACGCTGAACATCTCGGAAGTGACGGTAAAGTTTCACCTGGGCAACCTTTTCCGGAAGCTCGATTGTAACCGGCGCTCCGAAGCCATTCGCGCAGCGAAGGCGCTGGATTGGCTTTAA
- a CDS encoding ABC transporter permease: MQQHPLVAILNRLGAFVLVMIALSIMIFALARVVPGDPARMALGPAATQEQVDALRGEMGLDKPLAVQYLDYIGNALHGDLGFSLVSQRPVTTDLAQTVPATVELVLVSVIFMFAVAIPLGVITAHYRDRPLDHIGRILSLTGVTIPSFLFAITLQLLAARFLSGWPIIGRLDHGLGWQGGPTGFILIDGTLAGRFDVVLDALKHLALPAFALSMAGIGQITRITRSSMIENQRKDHVLTLQSFGVPERVIIFRYLLKLSSIAPLTIMGLEFASLIGNAFVIEMVFAWGGFASYGLNAILQKDLNAVTAVVLVAGLFFIVANLIVDVLISIIDPRLRRKEAR; the protein is encoded by the coding sequence ATGCAGCAACATCCGCTGGTCGCGATTTTGAACAGGCTCGGCGCTTTCGTGCTGGTCATGATCGCCCTGTCCATCATGATTTTCGCGTTGGCCCGTGTGGTGCCGGGTGATCCCGCCCGCATGGCGCTCGGCCCGGCGGCAACGCAGGAACAGGTGGATGCGCTGCGCGGCGAGATGGGTCTCGACAAGCCGCTCGCCGTTCAATATCTCGACTATATCGGCAACGCCCTGCACGGCGATCTCGGCTTCTCACTGGTTTCCCAGCGCCCGGTCACCACCGATCTGGCGCAGACCGTTCCGGCCACCGTCGAGCTGGTGCTGGTCTCGGTCATCTTCATGTTCGCCGTCGCCATCCCACTCGGCGTCATCACCGCGCATTATCGCGACCGGCCGCTGGATCATATCGGCCGAATCCTGTCGCTCACCGGCGTGACGATCCCGAGCTTTCTTTTCGCCATCACGCTGCAATTGCTGGCCGCCCGGTTTCTCTCCGGCTGGCCGATCATCGGCAGGCTTGACCACGGGCTCGGCTGGCAGGGCGGTCCAACCGGTTTCATCCTCATCGACGGCACGTTGGCCGGACGGTTCGATGTGGTGCTGGATGCGCTCAAGCATCTCGCGTTGCCGGCCTTTGCGCTTTCCATGGCGGGCATCGGCCAGATCACTCGCATCACGCGCTCCTCGATGATCGAGAACCAGCGCAAGGACCACGTGCTGACCCTGCAAAGTTTCGGTGTGCCGGAGCGGGTCATCATCTTCCGTTATCTCTTGAAGCTTTCCTCCATCGCGCCGCTGACGATCATGGGGCTCGAATTCGCGTCGCTGATCGGCAATGCCTTCGTGATCGAAATGGTTTTCGCCTGGGGCGGCTTCGCTTCCTATGGGCTGAACGCCATCCTGCAGAAAGACCTCAACGCCGTGACCGCCGTGGTGCTGGTGGCCGGCCTGTTCTTCATCGTTGCGAACCTGATCGTGGATGTCCTCATCTCGATCATCGACCCGCGCCTGCGCCGCAAGGAGGCTCGCTGA
- a CDS encoding ABC transporter permease, translating to MADMKMLEPTDRGLSAGYMMWYRFSRNPAAVIGSLILLSVLVLAVFAPWLTPYPKHIGAVVDFRARHMPPDLEHWFGTDKAGRDIFSRTIFGLRVSLLLVIGVLGISVPVGTVLGLVAGYFGGWTEKLISGLTNVMLAMPPLVMALAVSNLLEPTLTNAMIAITLLWWTWHARLIYSVSKSIASEDYIEAARLAGAGPLHILFREILPNCVSVISVKTTLDAAFVILFGATLSFLGFGVKPPTPDLGSMVADGRQFMPDFWWEVLCPGAAVLYVTLGFNLLGDGLRDMFDVES from the coding sequence ATGGCTGATATGAAAATGCTCGAACCCACCGATCGGGGCCTAAGCGCCGGTTACATGATGTGGTACCGCTTCAGCCGTAATCCGGCGGCGGTCATCGGTTCGCTGATCCTTTTGTCTGTGCTGGTGCTGGCGGTCTTTGCGCCATGGCTCACGCCCTATCCCAAACATATCGGCGCGGTTGTCGATTTCCGAGCTCGCCACATGCCACCGGATCTGGAGCACTGGTTCGGCACCGACAAGGCCGGACGCGATATCTTTTCCCGTACCATCTTCGGGCTGCGGGTTTCGTTGCTTCTCGTCATCGGCGTGCTTGGCATTTCGGTGCCTGTCGGCACGGTACTTGGCCTCGTTGCCGGTTATTTCGGCGGCTGGACCGAAAAGCTCATCAGCGGCCTGACGAATGTGATGCTGGCCATGCCGCCGCTCGTCATGGCGCTCGCGGTCTCCAACCTCCTGGAACCGACTTTGACGAACGCCATGATCGCAATCACGCTGCTATGGTGGACCTGGCATGCGCGGCTGATCTATTCGGTATCGAAATCCATTGCCTCCGAAGACTACATCGAAGCCGCGCGTCTTGCCGGGGCGGGCCCGCTGCACATTCTCTTTCGTGAAATCCTGCCCAATTGCGTCTCGGTCATATCGGTCAAGACAACGCTGGATGCCGCCTTCGTCATCCTGTTCGGCGCGACGCTGAGCTTCCTCGGTTTCGGCGTCAAACCGCCGACCCCAGACCTTGGATCGATGGTTGCCGACGGGCGCCAGTTCATGCCGGATTTCTGGTGGGAAGTGCTCTGCCCCGGCGCGGCCGTGCTTTACGTGACGCTGGGTTTCAACCTGCTGGGCGACGGCCTGCGCGACATGTTCGACGTGGAAAGCTAA
- the nikE gene encoding nickel ABC transporter ATP-binding protein NikE produces MTEPLLKVENLNVTFSNYGRTRQVLRNVAFTVAAGERVALIGETGSGKSVTAKTIIGTLPKNAAITSGAIIIDGRDVLALPRREREALKGTAFSLIMQDPLSSFNPVFKIGTHLDDVMRFADKRDGINSSKAERRNRIAAVLRRVQLADTERVMNAYPSELSGGMRQRVLIGLALLHQPKLLIADEPGTALDVTTQDEILNLINQLVAEENMALLMITHNLGVVRKVADRVVVMHHGDIVETGPCTQILHSPAADYTRSLLDAVPPLYGSRVTDLAQSTRQPIITIEGLNKIYGRRNGYHAVRDVNITLKEGEVFGLAGESGSGKTSVARMIMGLSRPTSGNLVIDAPVPERGKRLTQIVYQNPGTSLNPKRTVRQTLALPLKSIGMDGQVRESRMQELMELVRLPQSYLGKYPHELSGGQKQRVAIARALAAEPKILILDEPTAALDVSVQKTVIDLLLQLRKELGLTYLMISHDLSLMRNFCSRIAIMLRGEIVEEGVTSAVFAEPSHPYTRALIAAIPVVTDEEERLKPTVTEEERMRFLVKTTD; encoded by the coding sequence ATGACTGAACCGCTTCTCAAGGTCGAAAACCTCAACGTCACCTTCTCCAATTACGGCCGCACCCGCCAGGTGCTGCGCAATGTCGCCTTCACGGTTGCCGCCGGCGAGCGCGTGGCGCTGATCGGCGAGACCGGATCGGGCAAGTCCGTCACAGCCAAGACGATCATCGGCACCCTGCCGAAGAATGCGGCGATCACATCGGGCGCCATCATCATCGATGGCCGGGATGTGCTTGCCCTGCCGCGCAGAGAACGTGAGGCGCTGAAGGGAACGGCCTTTTCGCTGATCATGCAGGACCCGCTATCCTCCTTCAATCCGGTCTTCAAAATCGGCACGCATCTCGATGATGTCATGCGCTTTGCCGACAAACGCGATGGTATCAATTCGTCCAAGGCTGAGCGCCGTAACCGCATCGCAGCGGTTCTGCGCCGGGTGCAGCTTGCCGATACCGAGCGGGTGATGAATGCCTATCCGTCCGAACTTTCGGGCGGCATGCGCCAGCGTGTGCTGATCGGGCTTGCGCTACTGCACCAGCCGAAGCTTCTGATCGCCGATGAGCCCGGCACCGCACTCGACGTGACCACGCAGGATGAAATCCTCAATCTCATCAACCAGCTGGTTGCCGAAGAAAACATGGCGCTGCTGATGATCACCCACAATCTCGGCGTGGTGCGCAAGGTGGCGGACCGGGTCGTGGTCATGCATCACGGTGATATCGTTGAGACTGGTCCCTGCACGCAAATCCTGCATTCTCCTGCTGCGGATTATACGCGTTCGCTGCTGGATGCGGTGCCGCCGCTCTATGGCTCACGTGTCACGGATCTCGCCCAAAGCACGCGGCAGCCGATCATCACCATCGAAGGCCTGAACAAGATTTACGGCAGACGCAATGGCTACCATGCCGTGCGCGACGTGAACATCACGCTGAAGGAAGGCGAAGTGTTCGGTTTGGCCGGTGAATCCGGCTCCGGCAAGACCTCGGTTGCGCGCATGATCATGGGCCTTTCGCGTCCCACTTCCGGTAATCTCGTCATTGACGCCCCGGTGCCTGAACGCGGCAAGCGCCTGACGCAGATCGTTTACCAAAATCCCGGTACTTCGCTCAATCCGAAGCGTACCGTCAGGCAGACGCTCGCTCTGCCGTTGAAATCCATCGGCATGGACGGCCAGGTGCGTGAAAGCCGCATGCAGGAACTGATGGAACTGGTGCGGCTGCCGCAATCCTATCTCGGCAAATATCCGCATGAGCTTTCCGGTGGCCAGAAGCAGCGCGTGGCGATTGCCCGCGCACTGGCGGCCGAGCCGAAGATCCTTATCCTCGACGAGCCAACGGCAGCACTCGATGTCTCCGTGCAGAAGACGGTGATCGACCTTCTGCTGCAGCTGCGCAAGGAGCTTGGCCTGACCTATCTGATGATCTCGCACGACCTGTCGCTGATGCGCAATTTCTGTTCGCGCATCGCCATCATGCTGCGTGGCGAGATTGTCGAAGAGGGCGTGACATCGGCGGTCTTCGCCGAGCCGTCGCATCCCTATACCCGCGCCCTGATCGCGGCCATCCCCGTCGTCACCGACGAGGAAGAGCGTCTGAAACCCACCGTGACCGAGGAAGAGCGCATGCGCTTCCTCGTAAAAACGACCGATTAA
- a CDS encoding hydantoinase/oxoprolinase N-terminal domain-containing protein produces MYRVGIDVGGTNTDAVVLQDKTVLAGVKASTTEDVTSGVIEALEKVIDASGIDRARIGAVMIGTTHFTNAVIERRHMDEVAAIRIGLPSGAGLPPMVDWPDDLKEIVGNHGYQVRGGYEFDGREISPLDEDEIVRIAADIRAKALKAAAVTCVFSGINDAMEVRAKEILQDRCPGLPVVMSKDIGRHGLLARESAAIMNASLLSLADRTVAAFGEALKAAGITCPFYITQNDGTLMAADVVRGFPVLTFASGPTNSMRGAAFLTGLKDAVVVDVGGTTSDVGSLSHGFPRQASTTVDIGGVRTNFRMPDVFSIGLGGGSMVVNGDHGLTVGPKSVGYRVRRDALCFGGSTLTATDIAVASGKADVGEKALVSSLDKRLVDAAVNKINDMLEACVERSRISSSPVPVIAVGGGSILMPDRIGNLDVIRPENFAVANAVGAAIAQISGETDRVFSLIDGRTRESALAEAEAEAREKAIAAGAIAETLEVIEREDMPLAYLPGNATRIHVKVVGEMGANHG; encoded by the coding sequence GTGTATCGCGTTGGAATTGACGTCGGCGGCACGAATACCGATGCCGTTGTGTTGCAGGATAAAACCGTTCTGGCAGGGGTGAAGGCCTCCACGACAGAGGATGTGACGTCCGGTGTCATCGAAGCCCTTGAAAAGGTCATCGACGCATCGGGCATCGACCGGGCGCGCATCGGTGCCGTGATGATCGGCACCACGCATTTCACCAATGCGGTGATCGAGCGCCGGCATATGGACGAGGTCGCAGCCATCCGGATCGGTCTGCCATCCGGCGCCGGCCTGCCACCCATGGTTGATTGGCCGGATGATCTGAAGGAAATCGTTGGCAACCACGGTTACCAGGTGCGCGGCGGTTACGAGTTCGACGGTCGCGAAATTTCGCCGCTCGATGAGGACGAAATCGTCCGCATCGCCGCCGATATTCGCGCCAAGGCCCTGAAGGCAGCCGCCGTCACCTGCGTTTTCAGCGGCATCAATGATGCTATGGAAGTGCGGGCGAAGGAAATCCTGCAGGACCGCTGCCCCGGCCTGCCGGTGGTCATGTCCAAGGATATCGGCCGTCATGGTCTGCTTGCGCGTGAAAGTGCGGCGATCATGAATGCCAGCCTGCTATCGCTTGCCGACCGCACCGTTGCGGCTTTTGGCGAAGCGCTGAAGGCAGCGGGCATCACCTGCCCGTTTTATATCACCCAGAACGACGGCACGCTGATGGCGGCAGATGTGGTGCGCGGCTTCCCAGTGCTCACCTTCGCGTCCGGCCCGACAAACTCCATGCGCGGTGCGGCCTTCCTCACCGGTCTCAAGGATGCCGTGGTCGTGGATGTCGGCGGCACCACCTCAGATGTCGGCTCGCTGTCGCACGGCTTCCCGCGCCAGGCTTCCACGACGGTGGATATTGGCGGCGTGCGCACGAATTTCCGCATGCCTGATGTTTTCTCCATCGGTCTTGGCGGCGGTTCTATGGTGGTCAATGGCGACCATGGCCTGACCGTCGGCCCGAAATCCGTCGGTTACCGCGTTCGCCGCGATGCGCTCTGCTTCGGCGGTTCGACCCTGACGGCAACCGATATCGCTGTTGCATCCGGCAAGGCGGATGTGGGTGAAAAGGCGCTGGTGTCCAGCCTCGACAAGAGGCTCGTGGATGCGGCGGTGAACAAGATAAACGACATGCTCGAGGCTTGCGTGGAGCGCAGCCGCATCTCGTCCTCACCGGTGCCGGTGATCGCCGTTGGCGGTGGTTCGATCCTGATGCCGGACCGTATTGGCAATCTGGACGTCATCAGGCCTGAGAATTTCGCGGTGGCCAACGCCGTCGGCGCGGCGATCGCCCAGATCAGCGGCGAGACGGACCGGGTCTTCTCGCTGATCGACGGACGCACGCGTGAAAGTGCGCTTGCAGAAGCCGAGGCCGAAGCACGCGAGAAGGCGATTGCCGCCGGTGCGATTGCCGAAACGCTTGAGGTCATCGAGCGCGAGGACATGCCGCTTGCCTACCTGCCGGGCAACGCCACCCGCATTCATGTGAAAGTTGTTGGAGAAATGGGAGCCAATCATGGCTGA